A region of the Mytilus edulis chromosome 11, xbMytEdul2.2, whole genome shotgun sequence genome:
ttgCAATTGAACTGAAATCACCAATGAAAATTTCCATCATTTGCCCACGAATAACTCTGGGGACTAGTATTTAGAATACACAGAATGTCTTGATGTTATTATCTCATTCTATCAATGTACTCAGTATCACATAGAATAGTCATAGTTTGAGACTGCAATGACACTTTAAAGCTTATTCATAAACTATAACTACACGATTTACGTCTGCAAGCCTTTGTACATGGAATGAATCTTCAATCTCATCGCTCTAAGATATcaactatttttttcttcattcagGAATATCAGTCTCTCCAATTGACAATAGTATGCACAATGTCACAATTACCTGTTTTTCTACGTACATTTTTGGACAAAAACCTTGTTAGGAATTGGATCTACACCCATTTTGAACTGCTTTCTTCAACCGACTCTGATGTTAAAAAGGGAGCGATACAAATTCGGCTACTAACTGGAACTTATTCACTTGATTCTCACAGCTCTCAATTTAGTGGTGGCAGGGAGTCAGCAATATGCAAATGATGTGGCACGTCGGATTAAGATATACTCCATTTTCAACTGCTGTGTCCGGCCTTACACCAGCAGAGAAAACAAACATTCAGGAAACTTAAGTCTTATGTGATATCAGTTAGTGGCACGGAATATTGGTCTTAAGAATTAAAAGGGTATTTGGATGTGACAAGACTTATTATCGACAGCTCGTATCTGCTTCCTTTGCTTACAAAAAGGACCGAACTGGACAAAACCCAATGAGACGCTAATGACATATTATGTTATAGACTCCATTCTCAGCGTGTATGGAAATTACAGTGAAAATAATAACTGTCTCGTTAAATATATAGATAATACAGTCAGTGTAAAAAAGATAGATATGAGATAAACATTATGTACCTATGTGTAAAGGTAGAAGCAGAGGTGTCCTGTTTTCAGTTGTATAAAGCATGCAccctatattttaaaattttagttataAAAAGTAAATCTTAAAATACATATTGACAGTTTATGTTTTACTTTGACATATTGTGACAtggatggcgagttgtctcatttacactcaaaccacatcgtcttatatctAAAATGTGTAAATTAAACACAATACTACATCTTCCTTGCCCTCAATTTAAATCAGCGTAATGGTCGCCACACTAAGTCACACTTAGATTCTATCacattttttatcaacatttttttatcaaatgatacattttaaaatactTGACATACTGTGTCTGGTAGATTAGTTGACACCCAACTGCCAATCAAACAAGCTTATTCCTGAAGTGTTGCTATGTTATCATGATAGCCATTGTACCAGTTTTAACGAATAAATAAAATTGGCGGTGAAAACAGGGAATGTATCAGAGATATCAACCCGACAAAAAAGCGAAATAATATACATGCATTTTAAGTTCTTGaactacatgtatgtaaacaAATAACATATAAGCTCCATCGTATACAgcgtatcattttttttttcgatcaaAAATTTACCTTATGAATAAATAAAGCTAGTTATCTCGCAAGATGTTGCTGTTCATAACCGTTTCacattttatatgtgcctatcccaagtcaggcgCATGTCATTTTGTGGTTGTGGGTTTTTTCTGCTCATAATTGTTTtgcatttatattatattttgctTATAATTTGCATAAATgaatgtttgttcttttgttgtgcCCATACACTGTTGTCTAAGGTTTAGGAGGATTTAACTTGGCGCTTTCAAACCTGTTTGAcactgccacattctgtatatgcctGTTTTCAGTCGGaatcctgtaattcagtagttgccgtttattgctgtatatatgtataatatttgttACTGTAAATTaatcaggtcgttagttttcccgtttgaattgtatAATATATTTGCCTTTTCGGGTTGTACTACAGCTGACTGCAGAATTAGTTTCGGTTTTTCTATTATTAAAGGTCGTAAAGTGACCTATGGTtgtgttaacttctatgtcaatAGGTCTGTGGTTGAGCAGtgaggggcattacttaaacaagtaacttttAAATTACCTATGTAAGTAATGTTGAAGCCaggctattttaaaaattacttatataagtaacttttctaaatattatttttataggtgaccaattatacaaattttactagttttaacaaattgttatagtcatctggttatttttcccatgaaatataaaatctaatccttctgaaacactaattgctttactgacgcacttatctttgcTACCGACGCTTTTTGGTCAAAGATTGGTCTATTGGGACTATTAAAATATCATGTTCCTTCACaatcttgaaggtagacagaTATACATAGATAGAAACttatgaattaattaagacttgaagttattcATAATTTGTAAACCAAATAcaattacatatgttccttaaataagtgttattactaattctttcaaagatgtacaaaataacttattcaagtaacatttttgtcattacttttaaagtaaccctttatGTCTATTATCCTCTCAATTCTTACAAATTCTtgaatttatgatataaaatgatgtaaaaattcatgaaaactacatttagtccctgcttatattgaaattttaaataactctattgagtaattttatattttttaaaaacaaattacctatataagtaacttaaaaaagttacttgtttaagtaacgcccctgactgttGAGAGTTGATTcatggcaatcatgccacatcttgctattttttgtttattcaagTGAGAGTTTATctagatataaaataattaattccaCCTTTTCCTTCGAAAACTGCCTGTGCCTGTTTAGGCAGCAACCGTTTGATTTTCCTGGGGCGGGCTATGGATTTTTGTTCGGACAAACTATGTTTTtcgccatattttttttttttttgcgataCGTTGAAAacaatttcttttctttcaattttagcattaaaGATAGTGAGCTGAGAGtgaaacacacatttttttttctcagggtcaaaaacaaattattttgttctccaaaaactggaaacactttttttccaaaaaaaatccatagcccccccctcCCCTCCctccgaaaatcaaatggttgctgccttaagaATATAACAGTTCTTCAGTCGTTCCgttgattgatttgattttatttttttatcagttcTTATATCATCCCCTTTTgtatttaccttggagttcggtcTTTTTGTTTTACTCTTTTACATTAGCATAATTCAAAATctgttttcaaatttatttataaaatatactatAAACCTGAACTAATTGGTGGGAAAGGAagacaatataaaatatatacaaatgacaaGGTCTTAGATTATGCACATAACGTACAAACTTCTCAGTGTTAAATGCATTGTATCTTCATTGAACATATTTTTACAAAACCACAATCCACGTATGTCATGTAAATGTCAACAGCTCAAGTAAAATTAAATGCTAATTGATatgaaaacaaactaaaaatctCAGATTATgcacataattatatacaaactTTTCAGAGCTGAATGCATTGTATCTTCAAGTAACGGGATTTTTATTTACAAGCcgcatattttatttaatattataatttaatgGATAGATCTGTATTCGGCTAAATCCGTTTGTTTTCGATTTCTTCTTATGATTATGAAAACTCCTACGACCAGACAAACTGCAGTTGTCACACCGACCGATAATCCAGCAACAGCTCCTTTCGACATTCCTTCATCCGCAGAATATTTAACGtgattgttttcaaatgttttaagcAGAGAACGCATTTCCAAATGAGCAGATTGTaatgttgtccatttgttttctTCTGGCTCAGGATTTTCGGTAGCAGGGTCGATCAGTTGCATCCAAGACTGACCGTCATGTGATATGATATAATTCGCGGGAGTTTCAATGCTTTCTGCTGGTATCCCTGTAAAAGGAGGCAGTTGCACGCGAGGGAATTTTAACTCTGATAGAGCACCTGTTTGAGCACAATACATTATTTCGCAGTCGTTGTCAATGGTTGCTAAATGATTGCTGTATCCGTGATGACAAGCTTTCAACACCTGGTTAGCTGAAGCCATCGGATTACCGTTCGTACAGCTGTAAAATCCTCCGAAGGGAACGGCTGACTTCGTCCCCTGTTCGTAATCGTCACTGACACAGACCTGGATGTTAGCGGTAATCGTCATTGGTAAATAGTATTGCGGACACGATTGAGATTGTGTAACGAAATTGTTGGTTTTATCAGAGTATAGACCACCAAACAAGTATCCACTATCCTGGGGAACCTTTGCATCTTTAGGAGCCTGACACCAATAGCTGGTATATTTTGCTGTGCCGTGATAGGAATGATCATGGCAGCATGTGAAGAAAATCCAACAACTATGACACTTATGAGTGTGCTGAGATTTGGAGGTTTCGCTGGTGTGTAAAAGTGTTTTTTCGTATCCAGTTTGGCAGCTGTAATCTTgtgtttttggattttttgttCGTAGTTTTGAACAAAGGTCCTCGTTGTTTATAAGCTGGCCTTCAAAATCACATTTTTGGAACACTCCACCAAAACTTAAGTTTGTTAATGGAGCGTGACATGTACCGTCCTCAATATTGGCAATATAACTAAAGTTAGGTGCATCAATGTCTGTACATCCGGGATATGTGTTGTGCTTATAATACGTCATAATGGCAGTCCTAATACTCTGTGTTAGCTCTTGTACAAGACTTTCGGATAGTTCAGGAAGTGCAGTTGTTGTTATGAAATGATCGAGTGGGAATCCATTTCTGTCTACAGGTACCAGATCGTTGTCAATTTCTGAGGCCCATTTTCCTAGTGTAAAGTTTTCAGGGTTGAGAGCTGGTCCTCCGTATGTCCTGATGTCAGAATCCGTTACCGATGTCATGTACTTTTCTATTTCAGTCTTACTGATAGAAAATGTCTCTGACTTGTGAACGCTGAGAAGGTTTAAAATAGAAACACTCGCGGCTAATGATATTTTGAACTTATTCATTGTTTTGTCTTCTAATAAGGAGGATTTAACCTGATCGACCTTGACAATAGAGGCTCCGGCGTCTATAGATGTGAGAACATGAGTTCCGAAATCTCGGACGAGTAACTCGCTTTCGTAGCGTGCTGACGACTTCCGGTTATGTTGTATGTGACTGGCTATTTTGAGCAAACGGGAGCGAAATGACGGGTCTAGTTGTGCATCGGGTAAAACCGCCGCTGTGTAACGCACATACCGTGCTTGGACTTTTGTTGTTAACGATTTGTCCTCTATCTGGTGTGATTTGACGTGTTCAAACTCTGAAGAAAAACTGGCGGATATACCAATGCCTTTGAATGACGCAGATCCACCTGTATTGATAGAAAAAGACGTGTCAGTTTCATACTTGGACCAATGATCGTACATCTTTGAGAAAACATTCATCCGACTCGTTTTGATAGGTATTGTAACAACTCCATCCGGAATCAAATAACGTCGGTCCTCGGTGGTTTTGCATTTAGAATAGTTGAAATTAACAACAACTCCTCTGTTTTCGTTGACGAGATTATCCCATCCAAGACCAGGTAGAACCTCGAATATATATTGTGCCTTTGTATCGATATCACATGCTCTTGGATCTCCAATCGGGAACGTTCTGTTACCATGTACATTGAATGTCAAGAATAACGAAACGAACAGCTGTAGCAACCGAATACTATCCATAATGTGGTTTGTCTCTTATATGAAgcctgaaaaaatataaaattagcatttcaaaataaattatgtGGTCTTGTTTAAACGTCCGTATGtcaaaaataaagtttgtctattatAGATTTTAACAGAAGATTAAATAAGACATAATGATTGTTTAAGGACACTAAACCTCACAAAACACGTTTTACAAAAacaggtacaaaaatgtatactgtaTGGTTttaagccttttatagctgactatgcggtatgggctttgctcattgttgaaggccatacggtgacctatagttgttaatttctgtgtcaatttgtctcttgtgaagagttatcttattggcaatcataccacatcttctttttttttatagtatattaATAGGTCATCGTAGAGTTTTAAACAATAGACAACCGTTGTTTAATCTTTGGGTCTGGTATTTTTGGGAAGTCTTGCATAGACAATAGAGaatgcaaatttataaaaaaaaaacactaatttcCATAGTAAAATATGTGAACGCTGTAGACTTTGAATAAAGCGTAATATAGATACTTCAGTGAACGGATCTTCGCATTTCAATGTCCCCATCGTACCTCCGTcgtcttgaacatgcatgaaatagttgccactggaccgttaagcaaccaacaatcaatacaTCGTACCTCCTAATCCTAAACATGTACCTCGTGtgaattgtattttttataaaataaaatagaagaagatgaaataaaataaaatcataagcAACtatattaaggatgtttgctcctccattttttgaCTTTTTGCCAGTTtatcggaatcctctggttttatccatgtattgtcattaaaatattttgcccacttacccctacttttctttttataattttattacataaagtttaaaaagccatatttctaaattttataaaaatcttgttACTTTTTCAAAGTGTTAGAAAcaataaggtgccaatgttaaatatatgaaaaatctagagagaataatttcccgccaaattttcaatggcttatatctctaaaacgagcacacggaccctccatttttttctacttttttagtttcattatttatatactatcaattcataatagtcttttaaaaagcttgttattttttaacagagtagcgaacatccttaagtgtTTTTCCATTATTCCTTATATAATTTAGCACCGTATTATTATTTATTCTTCTCTTTatgttttggtcatttttttcaGTTCCTATTTTGCGTATATACTTTTacttttatctatatatatatattattaatattaactTGACTTGTTTAACACTTTTTTTCGTGTGTTCTATGTTTCTTGCCACTTGTGTATATTAATGTGTTTCCACACCAAACAGGACCCTCTATCGAGTGTGCtgtaaataagatttaaaacacTTATAACTTCCGATAATGTGAAGAGGTTAGATTTACTATCAGTAATGAATACTGTgagatttttatttattgtaatttgtACATAATACACTATGAATGTACACTTATTGCATtcaaattacatgtataaaataccATTCTGAGTAAGCAATGGCGTCTATTTATTTGTGCGCACAATTTGTGATGCATAATGAAAAGTCAAGATCACTTTTCATGAATGAGATGTCTTAGTGTATTGTGTATATCATAATTGGCTTTTATGATAGTTCATCGTTTTGaactaataaaatgaaaatgcattCAACAAAAAATAGACAACAAAAAAgcatgaattatttgccactAGACCTTAAGCCACCAACAATTAAtccatcataattttttttttaacttatcatCATTTAAATTCAGTCTTATCGTACTTTAGTTGATAACAGCAGCCTTGAGTCATTCTTAATTTGAGTAAATCTGAACCATTTATGTAATTCGAGTAAAGGGTTTAATTTTTGTTCATGTCAAATAAACACTTTTTATTATCACAAATTAGGCCGTTATAGTGTTCTcgttttgaattgtttaattGTTGTCTTTCGAGGCCTTTGAAAGCTGTCTacgcggtatgggatttgctcatttttgaaggccgtacggtgacctatagttgttaacttctgtgtcattaagtctcttgtggagagttgtacaATTGACAATcaaaccatatcttcttttttgtatttgaaacaaaaaaaaatgattacacAGAATATACTTAGTATTTATTTCAAGTTCTTACCATAGCTTGTATCTGCTTTATATATTGAACCGCACCCTTTTTCATATGACTGCTtttgttggaacccccttttaaaacaTGGCTGGATTCGAACCTGGTGTTTCAGAACAAGCACGGGTAACcatgttaatttttgtttatactAACCTGTTATGTTTAGGCATATAATGCAAACAAAAATAACCTCTATTATAATTCCCGATGAGTGAATATCCCACGAGAGACCAGATGACagagaaattaataactataggtaaTCGAATACATAACATCATTTTATGTGGATGACCTTATTTGAAAATTATGAGTCAACAAATAGCTTATATAAAAATACACTATTTAAAGCAAAGTCCAAAACTGCATTTGTTcctcaattgttttttttttcaatgtaactTTATAACAATATCTAATTTCCTCTAAGTTTGGTCAAATGTCAACGATTATATAaggttttatgttttaaaaataaattaatgcggaaacatttaaaaagtaaaataaaatagatatcgcgcagtttttttttttttaggatgaACCAAAGTTACAATACGGTTGTTTCTTTTCATGTACCTACGTACTAAGTGGGTTATTATACGGATTTGACCATTGGTCAACATTCTTAGATCATATGTGTGTTCCTTTACTGTAGCTCAAGGCATATGTTCGGTGCATATCTGATATAGGAGTTACCTGCAATAACTCATACCTTTGGGCATGCGCAACCACACTTTATAAATGTCGTTTATAGTTTTAACCCCTTAAGACCTCAATgaagaccaatttgataacagggcccaCAATCTAAAGTTTTTATTCATGGTTAtattcaacatattaaagaaccctGGTCCCATCAATTCAATTTGGGACCAagctttttttctttaaatcaaaactaggggccagctaaaggacgcctacgggtgcgggagtttctcgctacattgaagacccaatggtggcctttagctgttgtctgctctatggtcgggtggttgtcgctttgacacattccccatttcctttctcaatttcatttaGGATTAATGTGGGACCCTTTGGTCCATATTGTtgaccattttaaaaaaaatcggattcaaaattaaaagccTAGAAATAAACAATGCAGCATATCAACGAACCtagttattcatttttatttttgtcgaaatcaaacaaagtttaattttggacactttgAACATCAGTGTGGACAAATTTAAAAACGGGACCCAGAGTTAAAATTCTAAATTAAAAATACACTATTATATTACTCATATTGAAAAACCTCATAAATTAAGTACAAATAATTTGAATTAA
Encoded here:
- the LOC139495906 gene encoding macrophage-expressed gene 1 protein-like; translation: MDSIRLLQLFVSLFLTFNVHGNRTFPIGDPRACDIDTKAQYIFEVLPGLGWDNLVNENRGVVVNFNYSKCKTTEDRRYLIPDGVVTIPIKTSRMNVFSKMYDHWSKYETDTSFSINTGGSASFKGIGISASFSSEFEHVKSHQIEDKSLTTKVQARYVRYTAAVLPDAQLDPSFRSRLLKIASHIQHNRKSSARYESELLVRDFGTHVLTSIDAGASIVKVDQVKSSLLEDKTMNKFKISLAASVSILNLLSVHKSETFSISKTEIEKYMTSVTDSDIRTYGGPALNPENFTLGKWASEIDNDLVPVDRNGFPLDHFITTTALPELSESLVQELTQSIRTAIMTYYKHNTYPGCTDIDAPNFSYIANIEDGTCHAPLTNLSFGGVFQKCDFEGQLINNEDLCSKLRTKNPKTQDYSCQTGYEKTLLHTSETSKSQHTHKCHSCWIFFTCCHDHSYHGTAKYTSYWCQAPKDAKVPQDSGYLFGGLYSDKTNNFVTQSQSCPQYYLPMTITANIQVCVSDDYEQGTKSAVPFGGFYSCTNGNPMASANQVLKACHHGYSNHLATIDNDCEIMYCAQTGALSELKFPRVQLPPFTGIPAESIETPANYIISHDGQSWMQLIDPATENPEPEENKWTTLQSAHLEMRSLLKTFENNHVKYSADEGMSKGAVAGLSVGVTTAVCLVVGVFIIIRRNRKQTDLAEYRSIH